A region of Ornithodoros turicata isolate Travis chromosome 5, ASM3712646v1, whole genome shotgun sequence DNA encodes the following proteins:
- the LOC135394994 gene encoding cellular tumor antigen p53-like — protein sequence MSHKDQSNNESWGSGTDFCQSWATDDNLQELIADYAHELSCLGEHEIMFEHVSPTDTDTDSGTLAARDIKQEIVEPQWTEIIAPNTNCANHNVEDWPGNVGFQVKFGHRVPTNTNTSWTYVEERRKLYTVMDNALPVHFITDQPQPPGTTVCIVAVFRDANLRLVNVRRCPLHVVAQQDSSADHSSRDHWILCDHPATTYWQDPANGQRNFLTVPFEAPIMNSSDSFTYRLRFMCRNSCKGTLERRTTEVFFILRSPEGQDLARRIVEVKVCACPTRDQKHDDMQHTLLVPTTSKTASATACSSAKIPDNSVDSSGRSDAGRNRRKRKAYAIEVYDRERYEFLRRVQVPLELAEAARKRKQKMDARATGREGPER from the coding sequence ATGAGTCATAAGGACCAATCGAACAATGAAAGCTGGGGAAGCGGGACAGACTTTTGTCAGTCATGGGCAACTGACGATAATCTGCAAGAGCTCATAGCTGATTATGCGCATGAGCTCTCCTGTCTAGGGGAGCACGAAATCATGTTCGAACATGTCTCACCTACTGACACTGACACCGACTCCGGCACCCTAGCCGCCCGAGACATAAAGCAAGAAATCGTTGAACCGCAATGGACAGAAATCATCGCACCAAACACAAACTGCGCAAACCACAACGTAGAGGACTGGCCGGGGAACGTCGGATTTCAAGTAAAGTTCGGACATAGAGTACCAACCAACACCAACACCTCGTGGACGTACGTCGAAGAGAGGCGAAAGCTTTACACAGTGATGGACAATGCGCTTCCAGTTCATTTCATCACTGACCAACCACAGCCGCCAGGTACGACAGTTTGCATCGTCGCTGTATTTCGAGATGCTAATCTCCGGCTCGTAAATGTCAGGCGCTGTCCTTTACACGTCGTTGCACAGCAAGATAGCAGCGCTGATCACAGCTCCCGCGACCACTGGATACTATGCGACCATCCGGCCACTACGTATTGGCAAGATCCAGCGAACGGACAGCGCAATTTCCTCACCGTTCCGTTCGAAGCgccaattatgaacagcagCGATTCCTTTACGTACAGGCTGCGTTTCATGTGTCGCAACAGCTGCAAAGGCACTCTGGAGAGACGCACCACCGAAGTCTTTTTTATCTTGCGGTCTCCAGAGGGTCAGGACCTTGCGCGCCGCATTGTGGAAGTGAAGGTTTGCGCTTGTCCGACCCGCGATCAAAAGCACGATGATATGCAGCACACGTTGCTCGTGCCAACTACTTCCAAGACCGCTTCTGCTACTGCATGTTCGTCTGCTAAAATACCGGACAATTCCGTGGACAGTAGCGGCCGCAGTGATGCTGGCCGAAACAGACGCAAGAGGAAGGCCTACGCGATTGAAGTTTACGACAGGGAGAGGTACGAGTTTCTGCGTAGAGTGCAAGTTCCCCTGGAGCTGGCCGAAGCAGCGAGGAAGAGAAAGCAGAAAATGGACGCCCGAGCTACGGGCCGGGAAGGTCCGGAGCGGTAG